The following DNA comes from Diceros bicornis minor isolate mBicDic1 chromosome 7, mDicBic1.mat.cur, whole genome shotgun sequence.
gaagaaaacatattagTGACAGGACACTAAAAGCATtgactacaaaagaaaaaaatattgataatttgagttgataaaaattaaaaccttgTTAGTCAAACTCAgtagcagagagtagaatgatggttgccaggggctgggggaagggggaaaatGGGATTTATTGTTCACAGAtatagtttcagttatgcaagatgaacgcattctagagatctgctgttcaTAGCATAcagagttaacaatactgtgttgtacACTTTGGTAAGTGggcagatctcatgttaagtgctcTTACTACAATAAAATCAATTAGTTAATTGATTAAAACTTGTTTATTTAAGAGAACATTCACAATACATATATCTGCCAAAAAATGTGgatccagaatatatatatataaaaaaactctTATAACCTAATAAGATGGCTAACAACCCACTTTTTTTCTTGAGGGCAAAAAATTTGAACAAACTTCACAAGAGAAGTTAAAAGAATAGCctataagcatataaaaagatgctcatcattgGTTATTacggaaatgcaaactaaactacagtgagataccacctacAATAGCTAAAATTAAGAAGAGTGAAAAGATCAAGTGGTGACAGAGATGTAACAGGAAAATGGAATGTTCATTCATTACTGATGgtagtgtaaaatggtacatacACCTACCTTGTGACCAAGTAAGTCTTCTCCTAAATATTTAACTTAGAGaagtaaaaacatatgtccacaaaagacTTGTATTAAGTGTTCATAGCAAGTTTACTCTTAGTAGCCCTtgactggaaacaacccacatgtccatcggtaggtgaatggataaacgtattgtgatatattcatacaattcagtgaaaaggaatgaactactcacgtatgcaacaacatgaatgtatCTCAAAAACATGCTAAATGAAGAAAGCCAGACACAACAGACTacagactgtatgattccatttatttgaaattctgGTATAGGCAAGCCTAAATTTTAGTGACATTACGCTTATCAGTGTTTGTATGGTGCCAGGGGttagatgaaaaagaaattgactgcaaaggggcatgaGACACcttctgtggtgatggaaatgtcctgCAAGTTGGTTGGGATTATGGTTATAATGgtgtatacatttatcaaaatatgtgggggccggcctggtggcatagtggttaagttcacgcactctgctttggcggcctggagttcgcaggttctaatcctgggtgcggacctacacaccgctcgtcaagccatgttgtggcaggcgtcccacatacaaaagagaggaagattggcacagatgttagctcagggacaatatctccttcaccaaaaaagaaaaaatgtgtacGCATTGAACTACACActtaaaatgaatgtactttattGCATGTAagttataccttaataaaattgatttttaaagttaaaaaaagatgtaaaagtaATCCTAAAATTGAATcttcaaacagaaacaaaattcgTCTCCTCTATCTAATTAATAACAGCCatacaaagaaataattaatacTTACTTTTGAATCAGTATTCTAATTGTATCTGCTTAGTGGGATATAATCTTGGGACAAAAAGCACTGTGAAGAAACACTGACCCTTACTTAGTAGGTTTGTTTTTGGTAGAGGCTGTGTTATAGTATTTTTGGATAGAGCTCGTGAGTAAATATATTGATGTAGTTGTGAACTAGGATTCCGACCATAGGAAAAGGGAGATATGTGTGAAATGCAGAAAGATGAGGAATACTATACTGGATTTGAATTATAGTTCTAAGTATGAACTTATGTTTTTAAAGACATATATTTCCTGGCTTTAGCCACTGAAAAAGCCTAGAAGCAGTGACGCCCTAGGCATTGAACACACCTGACAGCcagatcttggcttctaaatGCCATTGCGCACTAAAAGAGCTCCTAGTAGAAATGGTTGATTTTGGGTCTGGTGCAAGGAAAATAACAAGGTGAGCCTGAAAAGATGTGTTTGAGCACCAAggaggacatgtcaaaaggagACAGGACTGAAGGGACGAATGATGTACTTAGAAAACTACCATTTGCAGTCTTCAGTGCAATAATTGAATAAGATCATGAGTGGATGGTGTCTAAAACCATTGGCTGTTGAGAACAAGGTATTTACACTGTCTTAAAGTAACACTTCACAAGTGCATACTAATGTCACAGGAGGAAGAATAACTACATGGAGAGATTTTGACAGTAGCTTAACCACTTCAGGTTTAGCATCATCAATAATAAGATAAACTGACATtgtgtgtcctcatgtggtgcaCTAAGAAGTACAAAACATCACTTACGTGCTTCTCATGAGGTAGCAATCAGACAAATCTAGTATTTGGGATAGTCTGCAATTCAACTGACTtggattcctcaaaaaagaaaaagtctgtgTCATGAAATCAAGACAAAGGGGATCTGGGATTAGGGTCAGTGTGGAGGGACTGTTCTGAGTTTAAAGAGACATAACCAAATGCAGTTCTTGAATTTTGATTGGATCCTATGTAGAAAGAGCTTAAAAATCCCAAGCATTTTGGCAACAATTCGGGGAAATTGGAGTATGACCTCTATATTACATGCTATTATTGAACTAATGTTAAACTTCTTCAAGTCTAATAATATTTGGATATAGGAGAATGTCCTATTCCTGGAGATACAACTGAAGTATTAACGATGCAGTGTCATGATGTCTGCGTTATTTTCAAGTGGTTTAGTCAGtgtgtatatgtctgtgtatatatagagagaaaacgAAGGTAacatgtttgtgtgtctgtgtatagaGAGAGATAAAACAAATGTACCAAGACATTAACAATTGTTGAATCTTAAGTGACAAGTATATGGGTTATTCATTGTActatttcaatttttctgtgggtttaaaatattcaaaataaaaatccaggggAGAAAAAAGATCTGGTTCTGAATTACTCTGAAAATATACAAGCTTGAAATTTTCTAGGTGACTTATTGAGAAATAGTATTAATTATCAATTTATTTGAATTATCTGATATTCTATAGAATGTTAGAGTTAGAGGGACTGTAGAGATTATCTTGTTTAGTCCCttattcagatgaggaaattagtCTGACAGTACTCAAGTCACTTATTGAAATCTCACTGTGAGCAAGTAGCAGAGCTTGGACGGTGAACTCAGCTGTCCTGTTTTCCAGGGTATTGCTCTTCCCACTCTGCCTTGTCACCTCTCCCAGTAAAAGGATTTTGTTGGAGGTAAAGTTGGATTAAGGAAAATGTATCATTTTTCTTCCTAGTATAGCTTCaatatattttccccattttgacAGTGTTGTCAGACTATGTATGATCTGTTGATCAGGAATTTAGTCAAAGACTTCTGCTACTTTTGATAATTGCTCTTCTAGAAATATTTTGATCATATGGTTTGTACTGTGTCTTTTTGGtcacttatttttattatcatctaGTTTAAGCTATGAAGAAGGACATCCCTCACACTCTGAAACAGATCTCCTTCAGAGACAAACTTTTGCAGCCTCTCATCAACTTCCTGGATATGCTGCCACACCTCAGCCAACCGGTAAAAATTCTCTTGTAAAATATACCATGAATCTGGGTACATTTaatgaataagaagaaaaatcaagttTTACATGTTGGGTTATGAGTGTGTGCAAGATATAACAGTGCCGTGGGAAACATTAAAGTGAAAGTGAGATTAAAAACTTTGTCTTTTACTGATAGGGAATAACTATAAAATTGATTTGTTGGCAGATCTTTTTTCATGTATCTTTGTAGATTTTAAATTATAACTATGCCTGGTCAAATTAATATttgctatttcaaaataaaataatttagagtTGTAGAACTTTTGGCCTCAGATTTCAGAGGTTCCTTTTTAAAATAGGATCAAGAATATAGTTTTAtgttagtatatatttttaatttggagtATACTTCATCTTCAATTGTAGGTCTTTCAGGAATATTTGATACTAGTGTGAACAGTGCCAGCACTAACACTAAGGAGTCTTCAGTGATGAATTTTCTCTCCGCCGTTGAATCCCGAGCTGCTCAGGCTGCTGCTTCAGGAACTACTCTTTTACCACAATTTAGGGCTCCATCCTGGCAGACAGGTGATTCTTTGTTTTCAGAATTTTAAGTCCTGTAAAAATACTGATAAAAATACACTTTTTATGGCCTTGTTATTATGGTAGTGTGGCTGAGAGTGATGTTAATTGTTGATTTTCCAGTGAACTTTAAAACCTGGAATTTATCACTGTTTTAAGGTGGACAAAATTCAAGAAATTGTTACTAGCGGAAATTTGGTGTTAGCACTCTGATGAAAACTAACAAGTTGAACAAGCTAGATGATTATTAAAGATAAGGCCTAGGTGTAAAGTTTTTATCTGGCAATTTAAGTAGTTACTTGACTACTTGAGAGGAAGAaagattaaattttcttttttcattttctatttcagttttgttgaagtataattgacatataaaattgtaagatatttgaaGTGTAtgttgtggtgatttgttatacgtttacattgtgaaagaattccccccatctagttaattaacacatacatcacctcacatatttatcttttttgtttttttggtgaaagattaaatttcctttattttagtgACTTCAGACTGGGTAGATGGTGTAGTAAAAAACAATCTGGGGCTTGATTTCGTCATTAGAGTTATGTAAAGTTATCCTTAATTGAACAGATTACATCAGTATTTAATAAAAGTCATTACAAGTTGATATTATATTGTGCTCGTTTATATgtacttttctattttatttttcttatttatttttcaactgtTTCTCCctcaaaattatttatatatttttattttttgcaggaTGACAGGAAGGCTAgtgttttttttaaggttttgttCTAAAGGATAAGAAATGTCATAGCATTATTTGAGAAGATTAATTTTTAAGTAGTAGTTATaggaaataatattttatcattctGATGTAAATCCCATTAATAGAGCTTCTCAATAcaccttaaaaacatttttttctgcttccaaggggataattaattttttagtgtgaaataaaacagaatattaaACAACACAATAGCTTCATTTTTTGCTTCCTGGAATAATTTTCATTATGTGTATTTAGTTAGACTTTCTATTCTAGTTTCTatgattatattattattaacattaattCTAAGTGTAACTAGATATTTTCTGTCCTTGTAGTAGTAAtactttttttacatttaatggAAAGTGAGAAAAGAATGTTTTTGAAAGGGCCTGAGaatcttttttcctccatttttccaaaacaaaaaaattttctaatgGAAGCTCACTAAAAAACATGTAAACAATAAAAAGGTGTATAAAGTGGAAAGTGATAGTTCCCAACTACAGACTCACTTTTTAGAGAAGAGTGAACATTTGGtatttattctttaatatttttcatatatctgGCAACTTAAATTTCATATATATCAAAACATATATATCCACCTAATCAGTGTTTATGGCAGCAGTATTATTAGGATATGCTACAATTATTTGATCAGTcccttgttgatggacatttaggttgtttcttgtTATTATACACAATAACTATAATGAATGCAGGCATACtgcagagatattgtgggtttgattccagaccactgcattaaagtgaatatcacagtaaagcgagtcacatgaatttttacctagtgcatataaaagttatgtttatactatacAATAGTCTGTTAAGTGtgtaatagcattatgtctaaaaaaatgtactttccttaattaaaaaatactttattgctaaaaaatgctgactatcatctgagccttcagtgagtcataatgtTTTTGCTGGTGGCGGGTCATGTAAAAAATGCATTATCTGTGAGGTGCAATAAAGCGAAGCGCAATAAAACAAGGTACGCCTGAGTATCTTGTACTACAAATATCTTTGTGTCCGCTTATTTCCATAAGGTAAATTTCTAGTAGTCGAACTTTTGGATCACAAGTTTATGCTCGTTTTTACTTTTGCTATATGTGGCTAGAATGCTGTCCTCAAATGTTAACAATCTCTTCTTGATAGTACTTTATTAATTTCTGATCAGCCCTTTTTTTTTGGGGGACAATtgaccctgcactaacatctgttaccaatcttcctcttttttgttttttctccccaaaaccccggtATACATGCtggtgtatcatagttgtagagttgtagctcttctttgtGGTATACTgcctcagcacagcttgatgagcggtgagtgggtccccgcccaggatctgaaccggcgaacccccagccgctgaagcagagtgcatgaacttaaccactatgccactgggctggcccctgatcagCCTTTAGTCAAGCATGCATCTATTATTATTGGAAGTTGTTTATAGGAAGTCAAAACTTGAAatgcaggacttttttttttttttttttttggctgaggaagattcgccttcagctaacatccattgccagtggtcctctttttttacttgaggaagggtagccctgagctaacatctgtgccaatctttatctgttttgtttgtgggtcgctgccacgACAAGGCTTGACGAGTGAAGTAGGTCTTACCCTCCAGATCTGAACCCCGTGAACCTGGGTcatcgaagcagagtgcacggaactttaaccactatgccatggggatGCCCCCCaggacatttttaaaatgcttctaTTTTGATAAAAGAAACTTTGCATTGTTAACCTTACTGTTGTTTTTAGATTTATCATGTTAAATGTAGGCCATTTAGtttcaattttaatattatgAACATTTTAGTTTGTCTCTTGGTATCTTGCATTGGAGTTTCAGGGTAAGTTAATCACCAGAGATCATGTACATTTTTACTGGTTTCTTCATTTTCAGATGGCCTTATCTAACTGTGTATAAACTCATATTCATATAACAATTAGATATGAATTGCTGATACCTTTGTaactttgtttttgctttaagaaagctagctattttgaaatgtGTTTTTCAAAAGTCACGTACAGAACTAACTTTTCAGGCTTTTCAGTCTTATAGAGATTTTGATGAGTTGAAGGTTGTGTAAGTTATATGTCTCTACTCTGAACACATAAATATTTGTGCTGTAATTGCATAAGGATCTTTATGTTTTCTCTATGTAGGTATGCATTCTTCAGCAGCAACTGAGCTGTTTGTTACTGGACCTTTGCCAACCACTGGAACACTTCCACCCTCTGCCCTCTCTGCTTATCAGCATCCCACCACCTTTAGCAATAGAAACTTTGCTACCACCTCACCTTTGGTGCTTCAGGATTCAACTTTTAACACTACATCAAATGGAATTTTAAATCCTCATGACCCTTTGCTACAAATCAAAACTTCCCAAGGAACTGTTCCACCTGCTTTGACGTTTGAGCGCCTGGGCAGTTCTGCGTTAAGTAACAGCACACCACCTCAGTCTTCAACATATCGCTCAGCTCAAGAGTCTGCACCCCATCTTTTACAACCTCAATTTAGTTTGTTGCCTTCAGCACTTGGGGGAGCCCAGCAAACTCCTCAAGCCTACAGTTCTACTCTCTTTACTAGTTCTACTGCTTCCATTGAAAGAGCTCTTCTTCGAGAATGTAGTGTTATTAAACACCATCAGCGGCCTTCAGGTACCCAGTCTGTTCAAGCACAACTGACTGGTTCACAGCATCCCTTACATAGTTATCTATCAAGTGCAGGTGTAGTTAATTTTCAGGAAACAAGCAGGCAGTCATCTTTATCCTGTAGCCCAATTGGAGATTCTTCTCAGGTGAGCAGTGGAGGATTGCAACAGAAGACCTCCCAGGTCTCAGTAGAACTTGCTCAATCTTATTCGTCTGCAATTCCATCATCAGGATATCTTCCTTCTACAAAAGTAAAAGGCTGTTCTTCAAAACAACCGCTAACGTCAACTAAGACCCCCAAAGCTCAAAGTATAATTCCTCCTGTGCAAACACTAAGCTATTCCAAACCTTTACATAACCAGAGTTCTGTAATATCGGGCCAAGCACAAATTTATTCTACAGCGCAGCTACCAAGCCTTTTATCAGTTAGTCAGTCCCAAAATTATGGTTTAGTACAGCCACATAATGTGCCATCTATTGTTCATTCACAGGTTTATAGGTCCAGCAAAGTTGAGAAGTTGCCATCCTTATATAAAACATTGGCTTTTTTGGGGTCATCTCAGACTATAAATTCTGAAAATCAGCCACTTAATTATTCTTCTAGTCAGCAAGAGGTATTATCTTCAGTTACAGATGAGAATTACCCTGCTCAAACAAGAGATCTGTCTTCAGCTAGCCAGTCACAAAGTTATTCATCTGGTCACTCTCAGGGTTTATCACCAGTTAGCCAGACACAGGTTAGTTATTCATCTCAATCACAAGTTTTGTCAGTTGTTAGTCATTCAGAAAGCTATGCTTCACGGCAGTCCCTAACATTAACAGCTCCTTCTCTTTCCTATTCTTCCACCTCTCGGGCTCAGAATTTGCCTGATTCTAGCCCAACCCATAATTATATTTCTATGCATTCTTCCCAAAATGCTCAGACTCAAGAATCTTCATCTCCCCAGTCCCAAAAGTTTTTGCCTGCTGTCAAGTCATCATCTTTTGCGTCCTCTACTCATTGTCAGACATTACAGAATAACATACCTTCCCCTGATCCAAAGTCTTATGCTGAAGGAAAACTTGACTCAAATGTGTATACATCTTCAAAGCAAGAAGATGATTTTCCAGTGCAAGAGTTACAAGTATTACAGCCACAAGTATCTCTTGAGTCATCAACCCAAAGGCTATCTGATGAGGAAATTGTTCAAGAATTGGCTTATAAGGTGTCAAAGGCAGATGACAGATATTCTCAGAGCGTAATCAGAAGTAATTCTCGTCTTGAAGATCAAGTTGTTGGGATTGCTCTACAAGggtcaaaaaaagaagaaggcatGGTTGGTTCAGTGACACAACTTAACCAACAAATTGGTCAAGTCAATAATGTAGCAACCCTTGATATTAAGAAGGCAACTAATTTAATGCAAACTCCACAAATAAGGTTGAATAATAAAGATCTAAACCAGCAGCATTCTCTTATACATAAGGTACGTGAAGCCAAGGTCCAGGAGCAACATGATCAAATAATTAATGCCTCACCTCAGATTCAAATTCCGAACCATGCCTTAGGGCATGGCCATCAGGCATCTCTTCCTAATACACAGGTCCTTTTAGACTCTGCATGTGATTTACAAATTCTTCAGCAGTCAATACTGCAGGCAGGTTTAGGACAAGTAAAGCCATCTGTACAAGTACAGCGTGTTCAAAGTCCTCAACAAATAGTACATCCTTTCCTTCAAATGGATGGTCATATTATTCAGAGCAATAGTGATCATTCTCAGCAGCAACTCCATCATCAAAATTCTGAAATTATGAAAATAGACCTCTCTGAGTCTTCGAAACCGTTACAACATCTAACAACAAAGGGCCATTTTACTGAAACAAATCAACATGATTCAAAGAAtcattttgtttctcttggaTCAATATGTTTCCCAGAGGCAATGCTTCTCAGTgatgaaagaaatattttatcaaatgTAGATGATATCTTAGCAGCTACAGCAGCAGCTTGTGGGGTTACACCTGATTTTTCCAAGTCAACTTCAAATGAAACCATTCCGGCTGTTGAAGATGGTGATTCTAAATCTCATTTTCAGCAGTCATTAGATGTTGGGCATGTGACTTCAGATTTTGACTCCATAACAGCTACAGTAGGAAAGCCACAGAATATAAATGATGTTTCCTTAAATGGAAATCAAGTTACTGTAAACCTTTCACCAGTACCTACCCTTCAGTCAAAAATGACTCTTGATCAACAGACCATTGAAACACCTGCTCAAAATAAAGCATCTAAAGTAACTTCACCAGTGGTCGGACCAAGTCCTGAAGTCCAGGAGCAAAGTTCTGGCCCATTCAAGAAACAGTGTGCTACCAATCACGAGTCTGAAGAAGATAGTGAAGTTCCCGTTGATAGTACATTAAATAATAACAGAAACCAAGAGTTTGTTTCTAGTAGTAGAAGTATAAGTGGAGAGAGTGCTACATCAGAGAATGAATTCACCTTGGGGGGTGATGACACTGGTGTGTCAGTGAACCCGGCTAGGCTCTTGGccatggcccagcctggggaggcaATCAGTGTCAAGACTGAAGAAGAAAACCAAGACTTAATGCATTTTAACCTTCAGAAGAAAAAAGCTAAAGGAAAAGGGCAAACTAAAGAGGAAGACAACAGTAACCAGAAACAGCTGAAAAGACCTTCCCAAGGCAAACGGCAGAATCCAAGAGGGACAGATACCTATTTGCCATATACTCCTCCTTCCTCGGAAAGCTGCCATGATGGTTATCAACATCAAGAAAAAATGAGACAGAAGATCAAAGAAGTAGAGGAGAAACAGCCAGAAGTCAAAACAGGATTCATTGCCTCCTTCTTAGATTTTCTGAAATCTGGTCCCAAGCAGCAGTTTTCCACTCTTGCTGCACGAATGCCTAACAGGACTAGACGACCAGGGCCCCAGATTGTTCGTACATTTTGTCCCCCACCACTTCCAAAGACTTCATCTGCAACACCTCTAGTGTCTGAAACTGGGGGTAACAGTCCACCAGAAAAAGTCGATAATGAACTTAAAAACTTGGAacatttatcttcattttcttctgatGAAGAAGATCCTGGAGTATGCAGTCATGATTATAAAAGCGCCGCTGCTACCTTAACTACTTTGGATGCTACTTctgataaaaagaagaaaacaggtaAGGGTTTAAAATTTAGATTCATAATTATGGCTTTCCACTATTATTTTTCTGGCTATTGACtggattttaaacttttttagctTGAAGCAGGTCTGCAAATAAATTTTCAGGATAAAATGCAAAGGCAGGTATCCTAgggacttattttttaaaatgttccttGCCTGTATGAAAGTTCTGGATTTTAGGTTGAGTAGTTCTGGTTTTTCTTGGCTTTTTACCACATGCAACATAACTTGCATAGTATGCTATCCAGACTTCTCTAATTTGAGACATCTTGAGGTGGCTTATGGATATGGGGCGTTGTGTTGGGGGGTCCTTTTGTAGTATAAAATGGCATATTTTTTTGGTATGCCAATATCACCTGAACATTAACATTTTACTGTTAAATATGGTTATATTGTGTGCAGCATGCacattaacataattaagataaaatttaaaaattttgtgctgGCTCCAGACTATATGCCCAAATCTTTGGCTGTGTGTTTCACTTTACTGTGTAGTTAAGAGAACATTTAGAGGAACTGTTTTAAGAAGCACTGCCTTATGTAAACAATTGACAGGTATAAAAGTTACTATTTTAAGGAGCAtactaaggaaaaaatatttataacaataaaatagctaccacctct
Coding sequences within:
- the QSER1 gene encoding glutamine and serine-rich protein 1 isoform X2, with amino-acid sequence MDRNYATSGFADPPPPAPPAAPAGAAAQPPAPAWAYEPRAAASSGGSPSLKASLSYEEGHPSHSETDLLQRQTFAASHQLPGYAATPQPTGLSGIFDTSVNSASTNTKESSVMNFLSAVESRAAQAAASGTTLLPQFRAPSWQTGMHSSAATELFVTGPLPTTGTLPPSALSAYQHPTTFSNRNFATTSPLVLQDSTFNTTSNGILNPHDPLLQIKTSQGTVPPALTFERLGSSALSNSTPPQSSTYRSAQESAPHLLQPQFSLLPSALGGAQQTPQAYSSTLFTSSTASIERALLRECSVIKHHQRPSGTQSVQAQLTGSQHPLHSYLSSAGVVNFQETSRQSSLSCSPIGDSSQVSSGGLQQKTSQVSVELAQSYSSAIPSSGYLPSTKVKGCSSKQPLTSTKTPKAQSIIPPVQTLSYSKPLHNQSSVISGQAQIYSTAQLPSLLSVSQSQNYGLVQPHNVPSIVHSQVYRSSKVEKLPSLYKTLAFLGSSQTINSENQPLNYSSSQQEVLSSVTDENYPAQTRDLSSASQSQSYSSGHSQGLSPVSQTQVSYSSQSQVLSVVSHSESYASRQSLTLTAPSLSYSSTSRAQNLPDSSPTHNYISMHSSQNAQTQESSSPQSQKFLPAVKSSSFASSTHCQTLQNNIPSPDPKSYAEGKLDSNVYTSSKQEDDFPVQELQVLQPQVSLESSTQRLSDEEIVQELAYKVSKADDRYSQSVIRSNSRLEDQVVGIALQGSKKEEGMVGSVTQLNQQIGQVNNVATLDIKKATNLMQTPQIRLNNKDLNQQHSLIHKVREAKVQEQHDQIINASPQIQIPNHALGHGHQASLPNTQVLLDSACDLQILQQSILQAGLGQVKPSVQVQRVQSPQQIVHPFLQMDGHIIQSNSDHSQQQLHHQNSEIMKIDLSESSKPLQHLTTKGHFTETNQHDSKNHFVSLGSICFPEAMLLSDERNILSNVDDILAATAAACGVTPDFSKSTSNETIPAVEDGDSKSHFQQSLDVGHVTSDFDSITATVGKPQNINDVSLNGNQVTVNLSPVPTLQSKMTLDQQTIETPAQNKASKVTSPVVGPSPEVQEQSSGPFKKQCATNHESEEDSEVPVDSTLNNNRNQEFVSSSRSISGESATSENEFTLGGDDTGVSVNPARLLAMAQPGEAISVKTEEENQDLMHFNLQKKKAKGKGQTKEEDNSNQKQLKRPSQGKRQNPRGTDTYLPYTPPSSESCHDGYQHQEKMRQKIKEVEEKQPEVKTGFIASFLDFLKSGPKQQFSTLAARMPNRTRRPGPQIVRTFCPPPLPKTSSATPLVSETGGNSPPEKVDNELKNLEHLSSFSSDEEDPGVCSHDYKSAAATLTTLDATSDKKKKTGAVKQEPLYSPSSAVNILENINSTEPSKPIELDGLPSDQFAKGQDSVAVEGFTDEENMESGGEGQYRERDEFVVKIEDIETFKEALKTGKEPPAIWKVQKALLQKFVPEIRDGQREFAATNSYLGYFGDAKNKYKRIYVKFIENTNKKEYVRVCSKKPRNKPSQTVRTVQSKPSSSSKTSDPPAPKTTTTKTPSLKPKVKQLKVKAEPPPKKRKKWKEEFSSSQSDSSPEIHSSSSDNEEFDPPAPFVTRFLNTRAMKETFKSYMELLVSIALDPDTMQALEKSNDELLLPHMKKIDSMLNDNRKRLLVNLHLDQSFKSALESFPELTIITRDSKAKSGGSAISKIKMNGKAYNKKTLRTSKTTTKSAQEFAVDPEKIQLYSLYHSLHHYKYHVYLICKDEISSVQKKNEDLGQEEIVQLCMKNVKWVEDLFEKFGELLNHVQQKCS
- the QSER1 gene encoding glutamine and serine-rich protein 1 isoform X3, with protein sequence MDRNYATSGFADPPPPAPPAAPAGAAAQPPAPAWAYEPRAAASSGGSPSLKASLSYEEGHPSHSETDLLQRQTFAASHQLPGYAATPQPTGLSGIFDTSVNSASTNTKESSVMNFLSAVESRAAQAAASGTTLLPQFRAPSWQTGMHSSAATELFVTGPLPTTGTLPPSALSAYQHPTTFSNRNFATTSPLVLQDSTFNTTSNGILNPHDPLLQIKTSQGTVPPALTFERLGSSALSNSTPPQSSTYRSAQESAPHLLQPQFSLLPSALGGAQQTPQAYSSTLFTSSTASIERALLRECSVIKHHQRPSGTQSVQAQLTGSQHPLHSYLSSAGVVNFQETSRQSSLSCSPIGDSSQVSSGGLQQKTSQVSVELAQSYSSAIPSSGYLPSTKVKGCSSKQPLTSTKTPKAQSIIPPVQTLSYSKPLHNQSSVISGQAQIYSTAQLPSLLSVSQSQNYGLVQPHNVPSIVHSQVYRSSKVEKLPSLYKTLAFLGSSQTINSENQPLNYSSSQQEVLSSVTDENYPAQTRDLSSASQSQSYSSGHSQGLSPVSQTQVSYSSQSQVLSVVSHSESYASRQSLTLTAPSLSYSSTSRAQNLPDSSPTHNYISMHSSQNAQTQESSSPQSQKFLPAVKSSSFASSTHCQTLQNNIPSPDPKSYAEGKLDSNVYTSSKQEDDFPVQELQVLQPQVSLESSTQRLSDEEIVQELAYKVSKADDRYSQSVIRSNSRLEDQVVGIALQGSKKEEGMVGSVTQLNQQIGQVNNVATLDIKKATNLMQTPQIRLNNKDLNQQHSLIHKVREAKVQEQHDQIINASPQIQIPNHALGHGHQASLPNTQVLLDSACDLQILQQSILQAGLGQVKPSVQVQRVQSPQQIVHPFLQMDGHIIQSNSDHSQQQLHHQNSEIMKIDLSESSKPLQHLTTKGHFTETNQHDSKNHFVSLGSICFPEAMLLSDERNILSNVDDILAATAAACGVTPDFSKSTSNETIPAVEDGDSKSHFQQSLDVGHVTSDFDSITATVGKPQNINDVSLNGNQVTVNLSPVPTLQSKMTLDQQTIETPAQNKASKVTSPVVGPSPEVQEQSSGPFKKQCATNHESEEDSEVPVDSTLNNNRNQEFVSSSRSISGESATSENEFTLGGDDTGVSVNPARLLAMAQPGEAISVKTEEENQDLMHFNLQKKKAKGKGQTKEEDNSNQKQLKRPSQGKRQNPRGTDTYLPYTPPSSESCHDGYQHQEKMRQKIKEVEEKQPEVKTGFIASFLDFLKSGPKQQFSTLAARMPNRTRRPGPQIVRTFCPPPLPKTSSATPLVSETGGNSPPEKVDNELKNLEHLSSFSSDEEDPGVCSHDYKSAAATLTTLDATSDKKKKTVNILENINSTEPSKPIELDGLPSDQFAKGQDSVAVEGFTDEENMESGGEGQYRERDEFVVKIEDIETFKEALKTGKEPPAIWKVQKALLQKFVPEIRDGQREFAATNSYLGYFGDAKNKYKRIYVKFIENTNKKEYVRVCSKKPRNKPSQTVRTVQSKPSSSSKTSDPPAPKTTTTKTPSLKPKVKQLKVKAEPPPKKRKKWKEEFSSSQSDSSPEIHSSSSDNEEFDPPAPFVTRFLNTRAMKETFKSYMELLVSIALDPDTMQALEKSNDELLLPHMKKIDSMLNDNRKRLLVNLHLDQSFKSALESFPELTIITRDSKAKSGGSAISKIKMNGKAYNKKTLRTSKTTTKSAQEFAVDPEKIQLYSLYHSLHHYKYHVYLICKDEISSVQKKNEDLGQEEIVQLCMKNVKWVEDLFEKFGELLNHVQQKCS